In Pseudomonas sp. ADAK2, the genomic window CCTCACGGCCAAGGAAGACGACCTCGACCATATCCTCGGCCTGGAATCCGGCGCCGACGACTACGTGATCAAACCGATCAAGCCACCGGTGCTGCTCGCGCGCTTGCGCGCCTTGCAACGGCGCCAGGTGCCGGATACCGCCGTTTGTAGCGCCCTGGAGTTCGGCCATCTGAGCATCGACCGCAGCTGCCGCGAAGTGCGCCTGGCGGGTGAGGGCATCGAGCTGACCACCATGGAATTCGAGCTGCTGTGGCTGCTGGCGAGCGCTGCCGGCAAGATCCTGTCCCGCGACGACATCCTCAACCGCATGCGCGGCATCGCCTTCGACGGCCTCAACCGCAGCGTCGACGTCTACATCAGCAAACTGCGGGCCAAGCTCAAGGACAACCCGCGGGAACCGGTGTGCATCAAGACCGTGTGGGGCAAGGGTTACCTGTTCAATCCGTTCGCGTGGGAGCTTTAAATGCTGCGGTTATTTCTGGGGTTGTACCTGGTGCTGGCCGTGGGGCTGGTGTTGGCGTTGCAGACCGTCGAACACACCTTTAACGCACTGCTCGACAATCAGATGCAGGCCTATAACCGCGAGGCGGTGCGCGGTCAGGCGTATTCGCTGGTGGAGCAGTTGCGTGGGCTGGAAGGGGCGGGGCGCGAGCAGCAACTGGAGGCGTTGCGTCCGCATTACGGCTTGGGGCTGACGCTGGTCGAGGCTGATCAACTGGCGCTCGATGATCAGGAAAAAGCCCTGTTGGCCAATGGTTTGCTGGTGATTCGCGAGAAGTACACGCAGTTCATTTCCACCATTGATGGCGGCTCGCAACTGCTGAGCATCAAGCTGCCGGCCGAGCCGAGCCTGATGCCGTTCTACATCTCGGCGGCCTACCTGATGCTGGCCGTGCTGATCGGCATCGTGCTGTTCTTTTGGGTGCGACCGCACTGGCGGGATCTGGAGAAACTGCGCCTGGCCGCCGAGCGGTTCGGCGATAACGATCTGTCGTCGCGGATTCAGCTGTCCAAGCGCTCGAACATCCGCGACCTGGCTGAGCACTTCAACCTGATGGCCGCGCGCATCGAAGGGCTTATCGCCAATCAGCGTGAGCTGACCAACGCCGTGTCCCATGAATTACGCACGCCGATAGCGCGGTTGTCGTTCGAACTCGATCAGCTCAAGCAGCAACCCGATCCAACCCAGAACCGCGAATTGATCGCCGACATGTACGCCGATCTTGGTGAACTGGAAGAAATGGTTTCCGAACTGCTGACCTACGCCAGCCTTGAGCGTGGCGCCACGGTGATCAATCGCGAGAACATCCAGGCCAGCAGCTGGCTCGACAGCGTGGTCGGCAGTGTCGCGCTGGAGGCGGAGGCGGCGGGGGTGCAACTGCTGATTGTCGAGTGCCAGATCGATGAGGTGCGCATCGAGCCGCGCTTCATGGCCCGGGCGGTGATCAACCTGCTGCGCAATGCCATTCGCTACGCTGACGGGCGTGTCGAGGTGTCGTTGGTGCGCAACGATGATCGCTACGAAGTGCAGGTCAACGATGACGGTCCGGGCGTGCCGTTGGACGGGCGGGAGAAAATCTTCGAACCGTTCTCGCGGCTGGATGCCAGTCGGGACCGGCGCACCGGCGGTTTTGGCTTGGGCCTGGCGTTGGTGCGGCGGGTTTCGCAGTCCCATGGCGGGCAGGTGGAAGTGGCGGATTCGCCGTGGGGTGGAGCATCGTTTCGCATGACTTGGGCGCATTTGGATTAGTCGCATGATCGTTCCCACGCTCTGCGTGGGAATGCAGCCCGGGACGCTCTGCGTCCCCTTGGAACGCGGAGCGTCCCTTGAGGCATTCCCACGCAGAGCGTGGGAACGATCTTAGAAGGCATAAACCACCTGTCCCGCCACCGATGTCTGCAGCCGCCGCTCGACAATCGGGCTGTCCGCCGCCTCGCTCGCCAGATACTGCACCGCCAGCACCGTGGTAAAACTCCAGCGCTCATCAATCGGCAACGACCAGGTCAGGTCCGCCCCGCGACTGACCAGCCCGCCATGGGTGTCATGCGCCCGGAACTGACTGCGCGACGCCTGCGCGTTGCTCACGCCATACCAGGTGCGCAGGTAGTTGCTGTCGCCGAACTGACTGTTGAGGCTGCCGACCACGCTGCCGTATTCACCCTCGTAAAACGGTGCGCTGATGCTCAGTTTCAAGCGGTTCCAGGCCGAGCCGGTGTCGTGGTCGTCATCGTCCTTTTCCAGCGCATGTTCGAAGCTGGCGCCGAGAATGATCGGGCCCATGTGGTACTTCCCATCCAGACCGATGACCGGCCGCGCCTTGATCGAGCCCATGCCGTTGAGTTCGTCCGAGCCTTTGAAACCGGTCTTGCGGTCCTTGCGCACATCACTGGCGCCGATGTAGACGCTGAGGCCGAAATCGTCTTCGTCAAAGGCCCAACCCAGGCCCTTATCGGTGTCGAGGAAGATCCCATAAGGACTCTCAACCTTGGCGCCCAATAGCGGCGCCACGGTGCGTTCGTCGCTGCCGCTGTAACGCGGCACGCTGGCGGCGCCGGCACGCAGGGTGTAGCGCCAGTCTTCGGCGCAGGCCGAGGTGGAGGGAACGAGCAGGCACAGCGAAGTCAGCGACAGACACATGGAGCGAAACATGAGAGCACCCGAGGGAATTTGGATGCGCCCATGCTAGGCGGCGGGTGACGAGCAATCTTTGAGAGCTTTGTCGGGAAACTGTCAAAGACTGTGAAGGGCGGCGGCAGCCGAAACCCTGTAGCAGCTGCCGAAGCCTACGTCCGACTTGTAGCAGCTGCCGAGGCACGAGGCTGCGTTCGGCTGCGAAGCAGTCGTAAAACCTGAGCACGCGGTCTTCCTGAAACACCGCGTCGCCGAACGCAGCCTCGTGCCTCGGCAGCTGCTACAGGGATCGGGTCAGGCTCAGCCTTGCGGTGTTAGAAATCCCACTTGGTGGTCAACGTCAAATTCCGCGGCTCGCCATAGAACGTCGTATCGAAGTTGCCCAAACCGGTCAGGTAGCGCTTGTCGAAGACGTTGTTGGCATTGGCCGTGAAGCTCAAATGCTCGTTGTACTGATAGCGCGTCATCAGGTCCACAAGGGTGTAGCCGCCCTGTTTGATCTGGGTGTAGTCGCCCACGGTCGGGCTGTAGATCTTGCCGTAGAACGCGCTCTGCCAGCTGATGCCGCCACCGACGGTGACTTTGTCCAGCGCGCCGGGCAGGCGGTAGGTGGTGAAGGTGCGCACCACATGTTCCGGTTTGCTGGTGGACAGCGGGTAACCGAAGATCCTCTGTTCATCGGCGTCGCGGGTGCGGGCGTAGGTGTAGCCGGCCATCAAGTTCCAGCCCTCTGCCAGTTCGCCGGCCAGTTCCAGCTCGATACCTTGGGTCTTGGTGCCGTCGACGGCTTTGTAAATGCCTTCGTTGGTGATGGCGTTGGTGCCGATCGATTCCGCGACGCCGTCCTGCTCGATGCGGAACAAGGCCAGGCTGGCGTTCAGTTTGCCATCCAGGTACGCCGCTTTCAGCCCGGTTTCATAGCTGTCGCCCTCGACCGGGGCCAGGGTCGTACCGTTGCTGTCCTTGTAGGTTTGCGGCTGGTAGATCGAGGTGTAGCTGGCGTAAATCGAGTACACATCGTTCAGGTCATAGATCACACCCGCGTAAGGCGTGACCACGCCGTGTTCCTTGTAGCTGGTGTGGGTGTCGTCCAGGCCGGCGCCGGGGTTGTAGCCGTAATCTTCGTTGTACTTGAAGGTGCTCAGGCGGCTGCCGAGGATCACCGACAGGTCGTCGGTCGGACGCAGGCGCGTGGCCAGGTAAATACCGTTCTGGCTCTGGGTGCGTTCGTATTTGCCGTTCTTCGGGAACTCCTGTTTCGGCAGGTGACCGTTCCAGTCGTAGATGCTCCCCGGTACTTCGGAGAAAGCGCTGGTGTCGTAGGTCGAACCGGTCTGGCGCGAGTGGGACGTCATGACGCCGGCCACCAGTTCGTGCTCGCGACCACCCAGGCTGAACGGCCCGGAGACGTTCACGTCAGCGGTGTTCTGCACCCGATGACCTTCCCAGCGACCCCAGTACATAAACATGCCTTCGCCAGTGGCGCGGTCCGGGTTGCCACCGCTGGCCGAGGCCAGTTGGGTGTCGTGGTCGGTGGTTCTCTGGTCGAGGCTGACCTTGAGTTTCCAGTCATTGGCCAGGGCTTGCTCGAGCGAGGCGAAGTAAGTGGTTTCGTCGAAATCGCGACGGCTCCAGTCGGCAGCCGGGTTGAAGTGACGCGGGAAGTCGGTACGCCCGCCATCAGAGAAATACGTCGGGTTACCGGTCCAGGAACTGCCGCGCGGGGTGGCGCTGGATTTGTCGATGCCGAAGGTCAGCAAGGTATCAGGGGTCAGGTCGGCTTCGAGAATGCCGTAATACAGGTCTTTCTTATGGCTGTAATGGTCCTGGTAGGAATTCTTGTCCGAATACGAGCCGACAAAACGCCCGCGCACGCTGCCCGAATCATTCAGCGAACCGGAAATATCGCCGGTGCTGCGGTAGGCATCCCACGAGCCAACGGTGCCGCTGACCGAGGCCTTGAACTCCTTGGTCGGCTTCTTGCGGATCAGGTTGACGGTGGCGGACGGATCGCCCGAACCGGTCATCAGGCCGGTCGCGCCTTTGATCACTTCGATGCGGTCGAGGCTGGCCGAGTCGTCGCTGTTGTTGGGGTTTTCACCGTATACGCCGTCGTAGGGCTGGTTGACCCCGTCGTACTGGAAGTTGGTGATGGCAAAGCCGCGAGCGGAAAACTCGGTGCGGTCGCTGTCGTACTTCTGCGTCGAGATGCCGGGGGTGTTGCGTAAGGCATCGCCAACGCTCTGCACGCCGCGGTCGTCCATTTGCTGACGAGTGATCACCGTGACCGATTGCGGGGTTTCGCGAATCGACAACGGCAGGCCGGTGGCCGACGACGTCGAGCCGGTGGTGTACGAATGCGTGTCCTCGGTGGTCGCGCCCAAGGCCTGGCCGGCGATGTTGGTGGCGTCCAGTTGCAGTGCTTCGCCCTTGGCTGCGCCTTTTTCTTCGGCATGGGCGGCGGGAGCAAGGCTCAGCAAAGCGGCCGGAAGGGCCAGGGCCAAGGGGCACAAGGCAAAACGAAAACGCGCGGCGAGGTGGTGCGGCATGGCGGTCCCTTTGTATCGAATCGATCGGTAATTGAATGCGTCTGCAGGGTTAACCGAACGAAAAATGCAAAGGGGAACTGTCGTGCGCAAAAAAATCGATTTTCTTTCAGCGGCCCAAACCCAGCCGCTCATGCCATTGGGCGATGGATTCTTCGGGGTAGACGTCAAATTGCTTGTCTTTGGACTGAACCTGGACTTCCACCCACGGCGCTTTCGAACTCAGCATCAAATGCGTGTGCTCCGGTGGCACCGGCAACGCAGTGTCGATGGCCGAGGCAAACGGATGGATCAGCTCCGGCCATTCAGGGCTGAACAGCCATAACCCCGAGCCGCACACCGAACAGAAATGTCGTTCAGCCGTGCTGCGGTGCGCACGTTTGTCGCCTTCATCCTTGAGCCGCGCGTGGTAGATCGCGATGTGCTTGCGCCCACTGACTTTCAGACTGCCCGCATCGCCACTGATGTTGATCGCAAAACCGCCGCCACCCTGGGTTTTGCGGCAGATCGAGCAGTAGCAACGCTGATAAGGGTAGGGGTGGGCGCTGGCCAGACTGAACGACACCGCGCCGCAATGGCAGGAACCTTCGAGCTGCATGACAACCTCCGACTGTTCTTGAATGGGTTCAAGACAGCCTAGACCCTCAGCGGCTTTCGACCGGCACCAGAATCGCGTCACCGGTCGCCACCAGCTTCGACTGATCGCCCGTCTGCGCAAACAGCTCGGCGCGGGCGAACACCTGCTTCTTCCCGGCCTTCACCACCCGGCCCTTGGCGATGAACACTTCACCGACGGCGGGCGCCAGGCAATTGACTGAAAAGTGCGAAGCCAACACGTTGCCGGCCACTGTCCCGGCGGCAAAACCGCAGGCCGTGTCCAGCAGTGCGCCGATCAGCCCCGCGTGCAGGAACCCGGCATATTGCGCCATGTCAGCCTCGCGAAAGGCCATGGACAGGTCCGCTTCGCCGCTGATGGCGTGG contains:
- a CDS encoding MipA/OmpV family protein, with the protein product MFRSMCLSLTSLCLLVPSTSACAEDWRYTLRAGAASVPRYSGSDERTVAPLLGAKVESPYGIFLDTDKGLGWAFDEDDFGLSVYIGASDVRKDRKTGFKGSDELNGMGSIKARPVIGLDGKYHMGPIILGASFEHALEKDDDDHDTGSAWNRLKLSISAPFYEGEYGSVVGSLNSQFGDSNYLRTWYGVSNAQASRSQFRAHDTHGGLVSRGADLTWSLPIDERWSFTTVLAVQYLASEAADSPIVERRLQTSVAGQVVYAF
- a CDS encoding GFA family protein encodes the protein MQLEGSCHCGAVSFSLASAHPYPYQRCYCSICRKTQGGGGFAINISGDAGSLKVSGRKHIAIYHARLKDEGDKRAHRSTAERHFCSVCGSGLWLFSPEWPELIHPFASAIDTALPVPPEHTHLMLSSKAPWVEVQVQSKDKQFDVYPEESIAQWHERLGLGR
- a CDS encoding winged helix-turn-helix domain-containing protein; protein product: MDNLGFGKVLLVEDDEKLAGLIAHFLSQHGFEVRAVHRGDLALGAFLEFKPKVVVLDLMLPGQSGLHVCREIRSVSDTPIVILTAKEDDLDHILGLESGADDYVIKPIKPPVLLARLRALQRRQVPDTAVCSALEFGHLSIDRSCREVRLAGEGIELTTMEFELLWLLASAAGKILSRDDILNRMRGIAFDGLNRSVDVYISKLRAKLKDNPREPVCIKTVWGKGYLFNPFAWEL
- a CDS encoding TonB-dependent siderophore receptor translates to MPHHLAARFRFALCPLALALPAALLSLAPAAHAEEKGAAKGEALQLDATNIAGQALGATTEDTHSYTTGSTSSATGLPLSIRETPQSVTVITRQQMDDRGVQSVGDALRNTPGISTQKYDSDRTEFSARGFAITNFQYDGVNQPYDGVYGENPNNSDDSASLDRIEVIKGATGLMTGSGDPSATVNLIRKKPTKEFKASVSGTVGSWDAYRSTGDISGSLNDSGSVRGRFVGSYSDKNSYQDHYSHKKDLYYGILEADLTPDTLLTFGIDKSSATPRGSSWTGNPTYFSDGGRTDFPRHFNPAADWSRRDFDETTYFASLEQALANDWKLKVSLDQRTTDHDTQLASASGGNPDRATGEGMFMYWGRWEGHRVQNTADVNVSGPFSLGGREHELVAGVMTSHSRQTGSTYDTSAFSEVPGSIYDWNGHLPKQEFPKNGKYERTQSQNGIYLATRLRPTDDLSVILGSRLSTFKYNEDYGYNPGAGLDDTHTSYKEHGVVTPYAGVIYDLNDVYSIYASYTSIYQPQTYKDSNGTTLAPVEGDSYETGLKAAYLDGKLNASLALFRIEQDGVAESIGTNAITNEGIYKAVDGTKTQGIELELAGELAEGWNLMAGYTYARTRDADEQRIFGYPLSTSKPEHVVRTFTTYRLPGALDKVTVGGGISWQSAFYGKIYSPTVGDYTQIKQGGYTLVDLMTRYQYNEHLSFTANANNVFDKRYLTGLGNFDTTFYGEPRNLTLTTKWDF
- a CDS encoding PaaI family thioesterase, producing the protein MLNALKQINSTSAFNRWAGIEVTHAISGEADLSMAFREADMAQYAGFLHAGLIGALLDTACGFAAGTVAGNVLASHFSVNCLAPAVGEVFIAKGRVVKAGKKQVFARAELFAQTGDQSKLVATGDAILVPVESR
- a CDS encoding ATP-binding protein codes for the protein MLRLFLGLYLVLAVGLVLALQTVEHTFNALLDNQMQAYNREAVRGQAYSLVEQLRGLEGAGREQQLEALRPHYGLGLTLVEADQLALDDQEKALLANGLLVIREKYTQFISTIDGGSQLLSIKLPAEPSLMPFYISAAYLMLAVLIGIVLFFWVRPHWRDLEKLRLAAERFGDNDLSSRIQLSKRSNIRDLAEHFNLMAARIEGLIANQRELTNAVSHELRTPIARLSFELDQLKQQPDPTQNRELIADMYADLGELEEMVSELLTYASLERGATVINRENIQASSWLDSVVGSVALEAEAAGVQLLIVECQIDEVRIEPRFMARAVINLLRNAIRYADGRVEVSLVRNDDRYEVQVNDDGPGVPLDGREKIFEPFSRLDASRDRRTGGFGLGLALVRRVSQSHGGQVEVADSPWGGASFRMTWAHLD